The proteins below are encoded in one region of Vulpes lagopus strain Blue_001 chromosome 10, ASM1834538v1, whole genome shotgun sequence:
- the KDM6B gene encoding lysine-specific demethylase 6B isoform X2 produces the protein MHRAVDPPGARAAREAFALGGLSCAGAWSSCPPHPPPRSAWLPGGRCSASIGQPPLSAPLPPSHGSSSGHPNKPYYAPGTPTPRPLHGKLESLHGCVQALLREPAQPGLWEQLGQLYESEHDSEEAIRCYHSALRYGGSLAELGPRIGRLQQAQFWNFHAGSCQHRAKVLPPLEQVWNLLHLEHKRSYGAKRGGPPVKRAAEPPVVQPVPPAALSGPSGDEGLSPGGKRRRGCSSEQTGLPPGLPLPPPPLPPPPPPPPPPPPLPGLATSPPFQLTKPGLWSTLHGDVWGPDRKGSVPPERQEQRHPLPHPYPYPVPAYTTHPPGHRLVPAAPPGPGPRPPGAESHGCPPATRPPGSDLRESRVQRSRMDSSVSPAATTACVPYAPSRPPGLPGTTTSSSSSSSSSSSSSSSSSNTGLRGAEPNPGIPGADHYQTPALDISSHQGRLGPSAHSSRKPFLAAPAATPHLSLPPGPPSPPPPPCPRLLRPPPPPAWLKGPACRAAREDGEILEELFFGAEGRPRPPPPPLPHREGFLGPPAPRFSVGTQDSHTPPTPPATSSSSSNHGSHSSSPTGPLSFPPPPYLARSLDPLPRPPSPTLSPQDPPLAPLTLALPPAPPSSCHQNTSGSFRRPESPRPRVSFPKTPEVGPGPSPGPLNKAPQPVPPRVGELPARGPRLFDFPPTPLEDQFEEPAEFKILPDGLANIMKMLDESIRKEEEQQQQEAGVGPPPPLKEPFPSLQPSFPSDTAPATTAVTATTTTATQEEEKKPPPVLPPPPPLAKFPTPQPQPPPPPPLPPAASPASLLKSLASVLEGQKYCYRGTGAAVATRPGPLPTTQYSPGPPSGATALPPASAAPSARGSPQPSASSSSQFSTSGGPWARERRAGEEPARGPTAPAPLPPPPPPLPLPPARSESEVLEEISRACETLVERVGRSTADLAGPVDTAGPVDSGTERLLPPAQAREEGGGAVAAAGPGSGKRRQKEHQKEHQKEHRRHRRACKDSTGRRPREGRVKTKAKAPKEKSRRVLGNLDLQSEEIQGREKARPDLGGASKAKPPAAPAPPPAPAPAAQPAPPSAPTPGKKAREEAPGPPGVSRADMLKLRSLSEGPPKELKIRLIKVESGDKETFIASEVEERRLRMADLTISHCAADVVRASKNAKVKGKFRESYLSPAQSVKPKINTEEKLPREKLNPPTPSIYLESKRDAFSPVLLQFCTDPRNPITVIRGLAGSLRLNLGLFSTKTLVEASGEHTVEVRTQVQQPSDENWDLTGTRQIWPCESSRSHTTIAKYAQYQASSFQESLQEEKESEDEESEEPDSTTGTLPSAPDPKNHHIIKFGTNIDLSDAKRWKPQLQELLKLPAFMRVTSTGNMLSHVGHTILGMNTVQLYMKVPGSRTPGHQENNNFCSVNINIGPGDCEWFAVHEHYWETISAFCDRHGVDYLTGSWWPILDDLYASNIPVYRFVQRPGDLVWINAGTVHWVQATGWCNNIAWNVGPLTAYQYQLALERYEWNEVKNVKSIVPMIHVSWNVARTVKISDPDLFRMIKFCLLQSMKHCQVQRESLVRAGKKIAYQGRVKDEPAYYCNECDVEVFNILFVTSENGSRNTYLVHCEACARRRSAGLQGVVVLEQYRTEELAQAYDAFTLQQTQGPGSGGGGGHIRVPSRLPAARPPGTDARGSCMYIDVTAAEVFMRFFLWALPLPQNLLFYFQC, from the exons ATGCATCGGGCAGTGGACCCTCCAGGGGCCCGCGCTGCACGGGAAGCCTTTGCCCTTGGGGGCTTGAGCTGTGCTGGGGCCTGGAGCTCCTGCCCGCCCCATCCCCCTCCTCGTAGCGCATGGCTGCCTGGAGGCAG GTGCTCTGCCAGCATCGGGCAGCCCCCACTCTCTGCTCCCCTACCCCCTTCACATGGCAGTAGCTCTGGGCACCCCAACAAACCGTATTATGCTCCAGG GACCCCCACCCCGAGACCCCTCCATGGGAAGCTGGAATCTCTGCATGGCTGCGTGCAGGCATTGCTCCGAGAGCCAGCTCAGCCAGGGCTGTGGGAGCAGCTTGGGCAGCTGTACGAGTCTGAGCACGATAGTGAAGAGGCCATTCGCTGCTACCACAGCGCCCTTCGATACGGAGGAAGCTTGGCTGAGTTGGGGCCCCGCATCGGGCGACTACAGCAG GCCCAGTTCTGGAACTTTCATGCTGGTTCCTGCCAGCACCGAGCCAAGGTCCTGCCCCCACTGGAGCAAGTGTGGAACTTGCTGCACCTCGAG CACAAGCGGAGCTATGGGGCCAAGCGGGGAGGCCCCCCAGTGAAGCGAGCTGCTGAACCCCCTGTGGTACAGCCCGTGCCTCCCGCAGCGCTCTCAGGCCCCTCGGGGGACGAGGGCCTCAGTCCTGGAGGCAAGCGCAGGAGAGGCTGTAGCTCAGAGCAG ACTGGCCTTCCCCCAGGGCTGCCGTTGCctccaccaccactgccaccgccgccaccaccgccaccgccccccccacccctgcctggccTAGCCACTAGCCCTCCATTTCAGCTGACCAAGCCAGGACTGTGGAGCACCCTGCATGGAGACGTCTGGGGCCCTGACCGCAAGGGTTCGGTGCCCCCAGAGCGCCAG GAACAGCGGCACCCGCTGCCCCACCCGTATCCATACCCAGTTCCGGCCTACACCACGCACCCCCCTGGCCACCGGCTGGTCCCGGCTGcacccccaggccccggcccccgccccccaggagcAGAGAGCCATGGCTGCCCGCCTGCCACCCGTCCCCCCGGAAGTGACCTTAGAGAGAGCAGAGTTCAGAGGTCGCGGATGGACTCCAGCGTTTCACCAGCAGCAACCACCGCCTGCGTGCCTTACGCCCCTTCCCGGCCCCCTGGCCTCCCcggcaccaccaccagcagcagcagtagcagcagcagcagcagcagcagcagcagcagcagcagcaacaccgGTCTCCGGGGCGCGGAGCCGAACCCAGGCATC CCCGGCGCTGACCATTACCAAACTCCCGCGCTGGACATCTCCTCCCACCAAGGCCGCCTGGGGCCCTCGGCGCACAGCAGTCGGAAACCGTTCCTGGCGGCTCCCGCTGCCACTCCTCACCTGTCCCTGCCACCTGGACCCCCGTCACCTCCTCCACCACCCTGTCCCCGCCTCCTACGccccccaccacctcctgccTGGCTGAAGGGCCCGGCCTGCCGGGCAGCCCGCGAGGATGGGGAGATCTTAGAGGAGCTCTTCTTTGGGGCTGAGGgacgcccccgccctcccccaccacccctcccccaccgcgAGGGCTTCTTGGGGCCTCCGGCTCCCCGCTTTTCTGTGGGCACTCAGGATTCTcacacccctcccacccccccagccaccagcagcagcagcagcaaccaTGGCAGCCACAGCAGCAGCCCTACGGGGCCTTTGTCCTTCCCTCCGCCTCCCTATCTGGCCAGAAGTTTGGACCCCCTTCcgcggccccccagccccacactgAGCCCCCAGGACCCACCTCTTGCACCCTTGACTCttgccctgcctccagctcctccctcctcctgccaccaAAATACCTCAGGAAGCTTCAGGCGCCCGGAGAGCCCTCGGCCCAGGGTCTCCTTCCCAAAGACCCCCGAGGTGGGGCCGGGGCCATCCCCAGGCCCACTGAATAAAGCCCCCCAGCCTGTGCCGCCCAGGGTTGGGGAGCTGCCTGCCCGAGGCCCACGGCTCTTCGATTTTCCCCCTACCCCGCTGGAGGACCAGTTTGAGGAGCCGGCTGAATTCAAGATCCTCCCTGACGGGCTGGCCAACATCATGAAGATGCTGGACGAATCCATTcgcaaggaggaggagcagcagcaacaGGAGGCAGGCgtgggccccccgcccccgctgaaGGAGCCCTTTCCATCTCTGCAGCCTTCATTCCCCAGTGACACAGCCCCAGCCACCACGGCAGTCACCgctaccaccaccactgccacccaggaagaagagaagaagccaCCACCAGTCCTGCCACCGCCGCCGCCTCTTGCGAAGTTCCCaacgccccagccccagcccccaccgccacccccgcTACCCCCAGCAGCCAGCCCAGCCAGCCTGCTCAAATCCTTGGCCTCCGTGCTGGAGGGACAGAAGTACTGTTATCGGGGGACTGGAGCAGCTGTTGCCACCCGGCCCGGGCCCTTGCCCACCACGCAGTATTCCCCCGGCCCCCCGTCAGGTGCTACCGCCCTGCCGCCTGCCTCGGCGGCCCCCAGCGCCCGGGGCTCCCCGCAGCCCTCTGCTTCCTCGTCATCTCAGTTCTCTACCTCAGGCGGGCCCTGGGCCCGGGAGCGCAGGGCGGGCGAAGAGCCAGCCCGAggccccacagcccctgccccactgccgccgccgcccccacccctgcctctgcctcctgctcgATCTGAGTCTGAGGTGCTAGAAGAGATCAGTCGGGCTTGTGAGACCCTCGTGGAACGGGTGGGCCGGAGCACTGCAGACCTGGCCGGCCCGGTGGACACGGCAGGCCCGGTGGACAGTGGGACAGAGCGGCTGTTGCCTCCTGCCCAGGCCCGGGAGGAGGGTGGCggggcagtggcagcagcaggaCCTGGCAGTGGCAAGCGGCGGCAGAAGGAGCATCAGAAGGAGCACCAGAAGGAGCACCGGCGGCACCGGCGAGCCTGTAAGGACAGCACAGGTCGGCGGCCCCGAGAGGGCAGAGTGAAGACCAAGGCCAAGGCCCCCAAAGAAAAGAGCCGCCGGGTGCTGGGCAACCTGGACCTGCAGAGCGAGGAGATCCAGGGGCGTGAGAAGGCTCGGCCTGATCTCGGCGGGGCCTCCAAGGCCAAACcacccgcagccccggcccctccGCCAgctcctgcacctgctgcccagcCCGCACCGCCCTCCGCTCCCACCCCCGGGAAAAAGGCCCGGGAGGAAGCCCCGGGGCCGCCTGGGGTCAGCCGGGCTGACATGCTGAAGCTGCGCTCGCTTAGTGAGGGGCCCCCCAAGGAGCTAAAGATCCGCCTCATCAAGGTGGAGAGCGGTGACAAGGAGACCTTTATTGCCTCTGAGGTGGAAGAGCGGAGGCTGCGCATGGCAGACCTTACCATCAGCCACTGCGCTGCCGACGTCGTGCGGGCCAGCAA GAACGCCAAGGTGAAAGGGAAGTTTCGAGAGTCCTACCTTTCCCCCGCCCAGTCTGTGAAACCCAAGATCAACACTGAGGAGAAGCTACCCCGGGAAAAACtcaacccacccacccccagcatctAT CTGGAGAGCAAACGGGACGCCTTCTCACCCGTGCTACTGCAGTTCTGTACGGACCCTCGAAATCCCATCACCGTGATCCGGGGCCTGGCGGGCTCCCTGCGGCTCA ACTTGGGCCTCTTCTCCACCAAGACGCTGGTGGAGGCAAGCGGCGAGCACACGGTGGAGGTGCGCACGCAGGTGCAGCAGCCCTCCGATGAGAACTGGGATCTGACGGGCACGCGGCAGATCTGGCCCTGCGAGAGCTCCCGTTCCCACACCACCATTGCCAAGTATGCGCAGTACCAGGCCTCGTCCTTTCAGGAGTCCCTGCAG gaggagaaggagagtgaggatgaggaatctgaggaGCCCGACAGCACCACAGGAACCCTTCCCAG CGCACCGGACCCGAAGAACCATCACATCATCAAGTTTGGCACCAACATCGACCTGTCTGATGCCAAGAG GTGGAAGCCccagctgcaggagctgctcaagCTGCCCGCTTTCATGCGGGTCACATCCACCGGCAACATGCTGAGCCACGTGGGCCACACCATCCTGGGCATGAACACCGTGCAGCTGTACATGAAGGTCCCTGGCAGTCGAACTCCAG GCCACCAGGAGAACAACAACTTCTGCTCCGTCAACATCAACATCGGGCCAGGCGACTGCGAGTGGTTCGCTGTGCACGAACACTACTGGGAGACCATCAGCGCCTTCTGCGACCG GCACGGCGTGGACTACCTGACCGGTTCCTGGTGGCCAATCCTGGATGACCTCTATGCTTCCAACATCCCTGTGTACCGCTTCGTGCAGCGCCCTGGAGACCTCGTGTGGATTAATGCGGGCACCGTGCACTGGGTGCAGGCTACTGGCTGGTGCAACAACATCGCCTGGAACGTGGGGCCCCTCACCG CCTATCAGTACCAGCTGGCCCTGGAACGATACGAGTGGAACGAGGTGAAGAACGTCAAATCCATCGTGCCCATGATTCACGTATCCTGGAATGTGGCTCGTACGGTCAAAATCAGCGACCCGGACTTGTTCAGGATGATCAA GTTCTGCCTCCTGCAGTCCATGAAGCACTGCCAGGTGCAACGCGAGAGCCTGGTGCGGGCTGGGAAGAAGATCGCCTACCAGGGCCGGGTCAAGGATGAGCCCGCCTACTACTGCAACGAGTGCGAC GTGGAGGTGTTCAACATCCTGTTTGTGACGAGCGAGAACGGCAGCCGCAACACGTACCTCGTGCACTGCGAGGCCTGTGCGCGGCGCCGCAGTGCGGGCCTACAGGGCGTGGTCGTGCTGGAGCAGTACCGCACTGAGGAGCTGGCGCAGGCCTACGACGCCTTCACGCTG CAACAGACACAAGGACCAggctccggcggcggcgggggtCACATACGGGTTCCCTCACGCCTGCCAGCCGCCCGACCGCCCGGCACAGATGCACGCGGCTCGTGTATGTACATAGACGTTACGGCAGCCGAGGTTTTCATGAGATTCTTTCTATGGGCTTTacccctcccccagaacctcCTTTTTTACTTCCAATGCTAG
- the KDM6B gene encoding lysine-specific demethylase 6B isoform X3 — protein sequence MHRAVDPPGARAAREAFALGGLSCAGAWSSCPPHPPPRSAWLPGGRCSASIGQPPLSAPLPPSHGSSSGHPNKPYYAPGTPTPRPLHGKLESLHGCVQALLREPAQPGLWEQLGQLYESEHDSEEAIRCYHSALRYGGSLAELGPRIGRLQQAQFWNFHAGSCQHRAKVLPPLEQVWNLLHLEHKRSYGAKRGGPPVKRAAEPPVVQPVPPAALSGPSGDEGLSPGGKRRRGCSSEQLTKPGLWSTLHGDVWGPDRKGSVPPERQEQRHPLPHPYPYPVPAYTTHPPGHRLVPAAPPGPGPRPPGAESHGCPPATRPPGSDLRESRVQRSRMDSSVSPAATTACVPYAPSRPPGLPGTTTSSSSSSSSSSSSSSSSSNTGLRGAEPNPGIPGADHYQTPALDISSHQGRLGPSAHSSRKPFLAAPAATPHLSLPPGPPSPPPPPCPRLLRPPPPPAWLKGPACRAAREDGEILEELFFGAEGRPRPPPPPLPHREGFLGPPAPRFSVGTQDSHTPPTPPATSSSSSNHGSHSSSPTGPLSFPPPPYLARSLDPLPRPPSPTLSPQDPPLAPLTLALPPAPPSSCHQNTSGSFRRPESPRPRVSFPKTPEVGPGPSPGPLNKAPQPVPPRVGELPARGPRLFDFPPTPLEDQFEEPAEFKILPDGLANIMKMLDESIRKEEEQQQQEAGVGPPPPLKEPFPSLQPSFPSDTAPATTAVTATTTTATQEEEKKPPPVLPPPPPLAKFPTPQPQPPPPPPLPPAASPASLLKSLASVLEGQKYCYRGTGAAVATRPGPLPTTQYSPGPPSGATALPPASAAPSARGSPQPSASSSSQFSTSGGPWARERRAGEEPARGPTAPAPLPPPPPPLPLPPARSESEVLEEISRACETLVERVGRSTADLAGPVDTAGPVDSGTERLLPPAQAREEGGGAVAAAGPGSGKRRQKEHQKEHQKEHRRHRRACKDSTGRRPREGRVKTKAKAPKEKSRRVLGNLDLQSEEIQGREKARPDLGGASKAKPPAAPAPPPAPAPAAQPAPPSAPTPGKKAREEAPGPPGVSRADMLKLRSLSEGPPKELKIRLIKVESGDKETFIASEVEERRLRMADLTISHCAADVVRASKNAKVKGKFRESYLSPAQSVKPKINTEEKLPREKLNPPTPSIYLESKRDAFSPVLLQFCTDPRNPITVIRGLAGSLRLNLGLFSTKTLVEASGEHTVEVRTQVQQPSDENWDLTGTRQIWPCESSRSHTTIAKYAQYQASSFQESLQEEKESEDEESEEPDSTTGTLPSSAPDPKNHHIIKFGTNIDLSDAKRWKPQLQELLKLPAFMRVTSTGNMLSHVGHTILGMNTVQLYMKVPGSRTPGHQENNNFCSVNINIGPGDCEWFAVHEHYWETISAFCDRHGVDYLTGSWWPILDDLYASNIPVYRFVQRPGDLVWINAGTVHWVQATGWCNNIAWNVGPLTAYQYQLALERYEWNEVKNVKSIVPMIHVSWNVARTVKISDPDLFRMIKFCLLQSMKHCQVQRESLVRAGKKIAYQGRVKDEPAYYCNECDVEVFNILFVTSENGSRNTYLVHCEACARRRSAGLQGVVVLEQYRTEELAQAYDAFTLQQTQGPGSGGGGGHIRVPSRLPAARPPGTDARGSCMYIDVTAAEVFMRFFLWALPLPQNLLFYFQC from the exons ATGCATCGGGCAGTGGACCCTCCAGGGGCCCGCGCTGCACGGGAAGCCTTTGCCCTTGGGGGCTTGAGCTGTGCTGGGGCCTGGAGCTCCTGCCCGCCCCATCCCCCTCCTCGTAGCGCATGGCTGCCTGGAGGCAG GTGCTCTGCCAGCATCGGGCAGCCCCCACTCTCTGCTCCCCTACCCCCTTCACATGGCAGTAGCTCTGGGCACCCCAACAAACCGTATTATGCTCCAGG GACCCCCACCCCGAGACCCCTCCATGGGAAGCTGGAATCTCTGCATGGCTGCGTGCAGGCATTGCTCCGAGAGCCAGCTCAGCCAGGGCTGTGGGAGCAGCTTGGGCAGCTGTACGAGTCTGAGCACGATAGTGAAGAGGCCATTCGCTGCTACCACAGCGCCCTTCGATACGGAGGAAGCTTGGCTGAGTTGGGGCCCCGCATCGGGCGACTACAGCAG GCCCAGTTCTGGAACTTTCATGCTGGTTCCTGCCAGCACCGAGCCAAGGTCCTGCCCCCACTGGAGCAAGTGTGGAACTTGCTGCACCTCGAG CACAAGCGGAGCTATGGGGCCAAGCGGGGAGGCCCCCCAGTGAAGCGAGCTGCTGAACCCCCTGTGGTACAGCCCGTGCCTCCCGCAGCGCTCTCAGGCCCCTCGGGGGACGAGGGCCTCAGTCCTGGAGGCAAGCGCAGGAGAGGCTGTAGCTCAGAGCAG CTGACCAAGCCAGGACTGTGGAGCACCCTGCATGGAGACGTCTGGGGCCCTGACCGCAAGGGTTCGGTGCCCCCAGAGCGCCAG GAACAGCGGCACCCGCTGCCCCACCCGTATCCATACCCAGTTCCGGCCTACACCACGCACCCCCCTGGCCACCGGCTGGTCCCGGCTGcacccccaggccccggcccccgccccccaggagcAGAGAGCCATGGCTGCCCGCCTGCCACCCGTCCCCCCGGAAGTGACCTTAGAGAGAGCAGAGTTCAGAGGTCGCGGATGGACTCCAGCGTTTCACCAGCAGCAACCACCGCCTGCGTGCCTTACGCCCCTTCCCGGCCCCCTGGCCTCCCcggcaccaccaccagcagcagcagtagcagcagcagcagcagcagcagcagcagcagcagcagcaacaccgGTCTCCGGGGCGCGGAGCCGAACCCAGGCATC CCCGGCGCTGACCATTACCAAACTCCCGCGCTGGACATCTCCTCCCACCAAGGCCGCCTGGGGCCCTCGGCGCACAGCAGTCGGAAACCGTTCCTGGCGGCTCCCGCTGCCACTCCTCACCTGTCCCTGCCACCTGGACCCCCGTCACCTCCTCCACCACCCTGTCCCCGCCTCCTACGccccccaccacctcctgccTGGCTGAAGGGCCCGGCCTGCCGGGCAGCCCGCGAGGATGGGGAGATCTTAGAGGAGCTCTTCTTTGGGGCTGAGGgacgcccccgccctcccccaccacccctcccccaccgcgAGGGCTTCTTGGGGCCTCCGGCTCCCCGCTTTTCTGTGGGCACTCAGGATTCTcacacccctcccacccccccagccaccagcagcagcagcagcaaccaTGGCAGCCACAGCAGCAGCCCTACGGGGCCTTTGTCCTTCCCTCCGCCTCCCTATCTGGCCAGAAGTTTGGACCCCCTTCcgcggccccccagccccacactgAGCCCCCAGGACCCACCTCTTGCACCCTTGACTCttgccctgcctccagctcctccctcctcctgccaccaAAATACCTCAGGAAGCTTCAGGCGCCCGGAGAGCCCTCGGCCCAGGGTCTCCTTCCCAAAGACCCCCGAGGTGGGGCCGGGGCCATCCCCAGGCCCACTGAATAAAGCCCCCCAGCCTGTGCCGCCCAGGGTTGGGGAGCTGCCTGCCCGAGGCCCACGGCTCTTCGATTTTCCCCCTACCCCGCTGGAGGACCAGTTTGAGGAGCCGGCTGAATTCAAGATCCTCCCTGACGGGCTGGCCAACATCATGAAGATGCTGGACGAATCCATTcgcaaggaggaggagcagcagcaacaGGAGGCAGGCgtgggccccccgcccccgctgaaGGAGCCCTTTCCATCTCTGCAGCCTTCATTCCCCAGTGACACAGCCCCAGCCACCACGGCAGTCACCgctaccaccaccactgccacccaggaagaagagaagaagccaCCACCAGTCCTGCCACCGCCGCCGCCTCTTGCGAAGTTCCCaacgccccagccccagcccccaccgccacccccgcTACCCCCAGCAGCCAGCCCAGCCAGCCTGCTCAAATCCTTGGCCTCCGTGCTGGAGGGACAGAAGTACTGTTATCGGGGGACTGGAGCAGCTGTTGCCACCCGGCCCGGGCCCTTGCCCACCACGCAGTATTCCCCCGGCCCCCCGTCAGGTGCTACCGCCCTGCCGCCTGCCTCGGCGGCCCCCAGCGCCCGGGGCTCCCCGCAGCCCTCTGCTTCCTCGTCATCTCAGTTCTCTACCTCAGGCGGGCCCTGGGCCCGGGAGCGCAGGGCGGGCGAAGAGCCAGCCCGAggccccacagcccctgccccactgccgccgccgcccccacccctgcctctgcctcctgctcgATCTGAGTCTGAGGTGCTAGAAGAGATCAGTCGGGCTTGTGAGACCCTCGTGGAACGGGTGGGCCGGAGCACTGCAGACCTGGCCGGCCCGGTGGACACGGCAGGCCCGGTGGACAGTGGGACAGAGCGGCTGTTGCCTCCTGCCCAGGCCCGGGAGGAGGGTGGCggggcagtggcagcagcaggaCCTGGCAGTGGCAAGCGGCGGCAGAAGGAGCATCAGAAGGAGCACCAGAAGGAGCACCGGCGGCACCGGCGAGCCTGTAAGGACAGCACAGGTCGGCGGCCCCGAGAGGGCAGAGTGAAGACCAAGGCCAAGGCCCCCAAAGAAAAGAGCCGCCGGGTGCTGGGCAACCTGGACCTGCAGAGCGAGGAGATCCAGGGGCGTGAGAAGGCTCGGCCTGATCTCGGCGGGGCCTCCAAGGCCAAACcacccgcagccccggcccctccGCCAgctcctgcacctgctgcccagcCCGCACCGCCCTCCGCTCCCACCCCCGGGAAAAAGGCCCGGGAGGAAGCCCCGGGGCCGCCTGGGGTCAGCCGGGCTGACATGCTGAAGCTGCGCTCGCTTAGTGAGGGGCCCCCCAAGGAGCTAAAGATCCGCCTCATCAAGGTGGAGAGCGGTGACAAGGAGACCTTTATTGCCTCTGAGGTGGAAGAGCGGAGGCTGCGCATGGCAGACCTTACCATCAGCCACTGCGCTGCCGACGTCGTGCGGGCCAGCAA GAACGCCAAGGTGAAAGGGAAGTTTCGAGAGTCCTACCTTTCCCCCGCCCAGTCTGTGAAACCCAAGATCAACACTGAGGAGAAGCTACCCCGGGAAAAACtcaacccacccacccccagcatctAT CTGGAGAGCAAACGGGACGCCTTCTCACCCGTGCTACTGCAGTTCTGTACGGACCCTCGAAATCCCATCACCGTGATCCGGGGCCTGGCGGGCTCCCTGCGGCTCA ACTTGGGCCTCTTCTCCACCAAGACGCTGGTGGAGGCAAGCGGCGAGCACACGGTGGAGGTGCGCACGCAGGTGCAGCAGCCCTCCGATGAGAACTGGGATCTGACGGGCACGCGGCAGATCTGGCCCTGCGAGAGCTCCCGTTCCCACACCACCATTGCCAAGTATGCGCAGTACCAGGCCTCGTCCTTTCAGGAGTCCCTGCAG gaggagaaggagagtgaggatgaggaatctgaggaGCCCGACAGCACCACAGGAACCCTTCCCAG CAGCGCACCGGACCCGAAGAACCATCACATCATCAAGTTTGGCACCAACATCGACCTGTCTGATGCCAAGAG GTGGAAGCCccagctgcaggagctgctcaagCTGCCCGCTTTCATGCGGGTCACATCCACCGGCAACATGCTGAGCCACGTGGGCCACACCATCCTGGGCATGAACACCGTGCAGCTGTACATGAAGGTCCCTGGCAGTCGAACTCCAG GCCACCAGGAGAACAACAACTTCTGCTCCGTCAACATCAACATCGGGCCAGGCGACTGCGAGTGGTTCGCTGTGCACGAACACTACTGGGAGACCATCAGCGCCTTCTGCGACCG GCACGGCGTGGACTACCTGACCGGTTCCTGGTGGCCAATCCTGGATGACCTCTATGCTTCCAACATCCCTGTGTACCGCTTCGTGCAGCGCCCTGGAGACCTCGTGTGGATTAATGCGGGCACCGTGCACTGGGTGCAGGCTACTGGCTGGTGCAACAACATCGCCTGGAACGTGGGGCCCCTCACCG CCTATCAGTACCAGCTGGCCCTGGAACGATACGAGTGGAACGAGGTGAAGAACGTCAAATCCATCGTGCCCATGATTCACGTATCCTGGAATGTGGCTCGTACGGTCAAAATCAGCGACCCGGACTTGTTCAGGATGATCAA GTTCTGCCTCCTGCAGTCCATGAAGCACTGCCAGGTGCAACGCGAGAGCCTGGTGCGGGCTGGGAAGAAGATCGCCTACCAGGGCCGGGTCAAGGATGAGCCCGCCTACTACTGCAACGAGTGCGAC GTGGAGGTGTTCAACATCCTGTTTGTGACGAGCGAGAACGGCAGCCGCAACACGTACCTCGTGCACTGCGAGGCCTGTGCGCGGCGCCGCAGTGCGGGCCTACAGGGCGTGGTCGTGCTGGAGCAGTACCGCACTGAGGAGCTGGCGCAGGCCTACGACGCCTTCACGCTG CAACAGACACAAGGACCAggctccggcggcggcgggggtCACATACGGGTTCCCTCACGCCTGCCAGCCGCCCGACCGCCCGGCACAGATGCACGCGGCTCGTGTATGTACATAGACGTTACGGCAGCCGAGGTTTTCATGAGATTCTTTCTATGGGCTTTacccctcccccagaacctcCTTTTTTACTTCCAATGCTAG